The Flavobacterium marginilacus genome window below encodes:
- a CDS encoding DUF4133 domain-containing protein, whose amino-acid sequence MNYNINKGIGRSVEFKGLKAQYLFIFAGGLLGTLILVMIMYMAGVNSYICLLLGAGGASLIVWQTFSLNKKYGEHGLMKIGARKRHPRYIICRKPLHRYLKFTSKSNAL is encoded by the coding sequence ATGAATTACAATATCAATAAAGGCATTGGAAGAAGTGTAGAATTTAAGGGGTTGAAAGCACAATACTTGTTCATTTTCGCAGGCGGACTGCTTGGTACACTAATCCTTGTAATGATAATGTATATGGCTGGCGTAAACTCTTATATCTGCCTGTTGCTTGGAGCAGGCGGTGCTTCGCTGATTGTATGGCAGACCTTTTCATTGAACAAAAAGTATGGGGAACACGGGCTGATGAAAATTGGGGCAAGAAAAAGACACCCACGATACATCATCTGTCGCAAGCCTTTACACCGCTATTTAAAGTTCACTTCTAAATCGAATGCCTTATGA